TTTACAGCCCAAGGGCAAAAATGGCACCAACGATGCCTACACTATCATCCAGCTGGGCAAAGAGAAGTACTCGACATCTGTGGCGGAGAAGACGCTTAACCCCGTCTGGAGAGAGGAAGCCTCGTTTGAATTACCCGGCTTACTTTTGGAGGGCAACCCTGAAGTGTATGAACTTTGCCTTATCGTGATGCATCGGTCCTTGGTTGGGATGGACAAGTTCCTGGGTCAGAGGTCCATCAACCTTAATGGAATCTTTGATAACAAGCAACGGAAGAAGACAGAGTAAGTATCATATACTGTTGCACTAAAGTTCTCATTTCAAGGACCATGCAGAAGAAAAACCACCACTTTTTCactgtttatttaaacattaaGATATAATTTAAGTCCActgccatgatgccatcaatCATCCACCTCGATACAGTCACAGTAATTGTGATTTGGACACTGTGAGTGAAGAGTGTTGTACGGACCTATATCTTCAACAGTACATGTGATACTTTTATAGCAGCCATGCGTTTCGCAGCTCCAGCTCACAGTCACGTGCCAACGCGGTGCTGCTCGAGCACTGGACTTTTGTGAGGAAGTGGAACGATATTCACGCAACTATTCCAGTCATAAGTGGATTGAAGTACTAactaaaatagttttttttttcctacatgTGCTTTTAGCCACATTAGGTTACACATTCTAATAccaatatatttttgtattttgagcTCTTTTGGTAATTATGTTCTCGACCCAACTCCTTCACGCTGCGTGATATGAATTCAATGTCCTTTCATTCTCTTTATACACTGGCTTTAGAACTTTAGTTTGTTAGATTGAGAGCAGTTCACCAACATTTCTAAGTTATTTGCTTTTAAACAATTTGAAACAGCTGTCACAGATGAGGTATTCTATTTATGCTCAGTAACTTCAGATCGGTTGAACCTTTTTATATTGTTGACTCTCTCCGTTGATTTGAGGCGCGGCAACGAATTGGTGTACGTCGCTGACGGATCACTATTCACTTGTTCACTGACACGGTGAGCAGCAGTTGGCCTAAAATATACCAGCAGAGCTGGCTGAACACGTCTAGTCAGTCACTCCGATACACCCAAAATGTATTCACTGTTATTTTTCTGGAAGGTTTGTGAACGGCGAGTAGCCTTTGTCTCGCAGCCAAAGGGACGTGGGTTTGAATCCCGGCCTGTTCCGTGTAGTGTAAAGGAATGCAAGTCAGGTGGAGTGGGGTCTCTATAGGGCTGATATTGATTTCAATGTGAGTCAGCCCTTTTTATTAGTGGGTTACTGCAGGCAGTTTTCTGTCCTGATGCCTGGCGCATGCTTGGAAAAAGGATTTTCCCCTTATGCAATGACTGTATGAAAAGCTGGATCATATGCACTGGTGGAGCAAACTAAAGTCTGCCACCACTGTAGGTAATAAAGACCGTATTATATTAGGCTGAACTTGGGTGTGTTGACCCCTACAAGTTCAACACTTGCACGTTTATTAACCCCACATTAAGCAAACAGGAAGAGAATAACTAAAGTGGATCTGGTACTAATTAGCCCACTGCACATTCCGACATAGAAAGACATTAGCACACTTCCTCTTTGCCCATCAGTTGGGAGAATCCCAATATGTTCTAATCAGTGTGGatgggttttatttgttttagtaGTCTGAGCCGACGCACCTCGAGGCCATGCGCTTTTCCCGCCGTGGCTTAGTAATGGATATGCTGGCGTTGCTCGTTGGCCTAATCCCACACTGCAGGCGGACCCGACAATGACGTTCCGGGACCCTCGATAGCGTATCCACGCTCCACAGTGGGTCTGTGTTCGCCGCGGCCCCCCGGCCCGCAATGTTTTTTAAACTGACATATTGGGGAGGAAAGCCCGTCCTGATATCTGAGTAGGCAGCCCATAATTATCGCACACCTGTGTTTGTTGATTGTGAGGAGTTTCCCAGCGGTCCCGGCTCCAATGGGAGGATTGTGGCTCGCAGCGCGGGGAGGTTTGTCTTGGCCTTGAGACGCACGTGAGGTAAAGGCCCGGCAACCCAAGGCAGCGGGCACGCTGGGGCGGCCGATCAGGCTGAATCGGACCCGGGCGAGGCCTTCCAAGCTACAGCGTTTAGAATAGCGTTCAACAGATGCGTTAAGAAAAGGCAAAGGCAGCATCGAATGACGACGGATGTTTCATGCTGTACTACAAATATCCAGATAAATCCAAGAAGAAATGTCAGGAATCGAAGGAACACAGTGTTTTGAATCTGAGCAAAATGTAGAATCAGTTCAGCTTGAAAACAACACTTAAGAGGTCAAACGATAGATTTTTATTGACGAGACTGCACCATGCTGGAGGTGGGTGAGTGCAAATCTATCGACGATGAAACGCCCCCTGATGCACTGACTGGTAGCTCGTTTCCTCCCCATGCCGGTTTCTTAAAGGACGTTGTCACCAGCCCCGAAACTCCGAGGAGACGTCTCATTCGCATGGAGGAACTGTTGGGTTGTCCAGCGACGCGGCTTTGCAATTTCCCAGTCGCCGGTCGTTGCATTTCTGAACAAAGGGCAGATTTGTGCAAATGGCACTTTATTTTGCTCGGAGTGAAAGCGTAAATCCCATTACTTCCAGTTGAAAAAGCAGAGAGGTTAAACAAATAGGAGCCCAAGAGCAGCCCGGAATGGTCTTTTCTATATTATTCAGCAGCAGGCTGTTTCTAGTGTTCAGTTCTCAAAGAATAATGTTTATCCTCTGAAATGATAAATTGTACTCTCActtgtgtcaaaaaaaaaaggctcaaacGAATTAAGCCCTCCCTGCATTTGTGTGTAGCTTTTGGATTAGTCTGCTCAAATTAGCCCTTTCAGCGATGTCCACAAAGAAGTAGGTAGAGCACATTAGAAAGAATCTTAGCTGTTTTTGTCCCCCTTTGTCATGTAGTTTGATAGTGTAAAGACTTTTGCCACACACTGACTCTGTAAACCCGTCTTCCTGAATTAGGCTGAATTACATGTAATCATCTCTGACGATTTCCACCCATCCTGCTCCCCCTTTTTATATGAATTGCCTCATTGGAATTGGCTCCGCCCTCTGCGTCTTGCACTCTCATTTCAGTTGGTACACTTTGCAGTCCAAGCCGGCCAAGAAGAGGAAAGAACGAGGACGCATCCAAGTGAGCATCCAGTTCATGAGGAACAACATGACGGCCAGCATGTTCGACCTCTCCATGAAGGAGAAGCCCCGTTCGCCCTTCTCCAAGCTCAAGGACAAAATGAAGGGGCGCAAACACGACGGCGGCTTCGGCGACGCGTCTTCGGCCATCCTGCCGCGCTCCGCCGCGTGCGACCCGGAGCCCCACCAACGGCCCGCTGGCCCGGCGCCGGAACCCCGGACGGAAGCGAAGGCCAAGAGGTCGCTGCTCGCCGGCTCTCACAAGCTCTCCGCGGCCCATTCCATGTCGGACCTCACTGGGACCAGCTCCAGGCCCAAGCTGGATTCCATGAACCTCATCGAAGAGAGTGGTGAGGACCCCAAGCTGCAGATCTTCACACGTCATTGCACCTGTTTTGTTTGAATATCTATTGTCTGATCTCAAAGGGGTCGTATTTGAGGCGCATTGAGGTCCAGTATAAGGTTTGCAAAGCTGAGATGTTAATAGCCAATCTGTCCGTGGCCTTCTGGTGACTCTGCGTTAGACTGGCTTCCCGTGGTCCCAAGAACATGTTGGAAAGCAATTTCTTTAATTATTGCCCAAATAAAATTCAACCTGCTGATGACCGGTATCGATTAGAAATCAGGTTATTGGCTATTGACATTGTTCATTTTTATCTGGAGCATGAAAATTCCAACTTTTGCCAGTAGAAGCCTGCAGCCGTCAGTCAATCGACTGCCCACCAATACATGAACAAATGACCATGAATGTCAATAAGTTGGCACAAGTGAAGTCGCTGTCCAACTGCACTGCCCAGCTATCTGAGGATTTTAACTTTATCACACCTCTTTGTTATTATTCAGATTGGCATGCAAAGGAGGGGAAGTTATCCGAAGCTGTGAGTGGGAGGGACACAATAGCAGATAAGATGTAATTCAACAAATAGTCCTTACTTCTCCCAAAAACATGTTCCTTTTGTGGTGTAGGAGCCACAATATCAACTTGGAAAATAACTAAAGTAATCCAAATGTtgagtacctttttttttgttttgtttttatctcagagaaaaaaaaacacaatcagttTCCAGTTTCCTTGTTGGCTGTACGGTATAAACAATACCACACTTGGGTCATTCCAAAAAGTCAGACCGCATCATCCCAAATTGTGTatcaaaacaaattcaaacatATCTGCCACATATTTGATGTGCTTCATGGCCCTTTTACTTTTGTCAGTACGTTGAAGTGCTGTTCTCCGTGTGTCTCTCCGGGAGCACAGGCGGCCCTCACAGGCGTTCCCAGAGCGAGATGCCAGGCTACCAGGAGGGAGAGGCACACAGTGACCCTTTCACTGATATCAGTGACACCCTGCCACAGAAGTATGCCACGCTCCCACGCAACCGCAACCCGTTTGAGGGGGAGCCCGGGCAGCTGTGGGACCGGGCGGAGcggaaggagaaaaaggagaaggtCAGCCTACTGGAACGTGTGACGGGGAAGAAGGAAGGTCGCAAGACCAACAACGCGGGGCGCTCGGGCAGCTCGGGGGACCTGCGCTGCCCCAACCCCTTCAGTGGAGACCTGCAGGCGGACACCAACCCGTTCGCCTCCCACCACGGAGCCGGGTAGGCTCCGTCACACGCTCAACCCGGCGCTCCCCGGTACCTCGTTGAGTCCATCTCACAAAACGTTTTCCGCTGGCCTCCATTACCATAGTTACCACAGAAAGAGATGTGGTCGAAGTGTGCATAaaggatcatttgaaaaaagatgaaatataactttttcaACTAAAAATAGTACATTCTGTACATAGAACATACCCTAAATAAATATCCTgtatttcaatataatgtaatgacccaaaccttttttttttttaagtcaattTGCAGGACCTcaacacatcacatcacattttctttatttttaatgtcaCTTCTTTGAAATAAGGAATCCGGGGAACACCACAAAATGTCCCTCTCgttgattaaaatgtactgTGGCTCGTTTATGTCGTCAAGTATTGTAGTTGAAACCGTTCCACCGAGCTACTTCCATCTCTTCGCGTGTTGCGTGGAGAGCTGGTGAGTTCTGCTTCGTCGCAGTGGAAGGTGTCCTTCGTGGCTCTTGAGGGAGTCCGGACTCGATAACGAAGCCCTCTGTTATAGTAATGAGATCCTCTGCAGAGATAGACCACCCAATTAGGCACGAATCTTTGTGGGCACCAGTCCATCAtctctgctgcctcctccgctgcACGGTCGCTCAGTGGTCATTTATAATGTGGTGAACACAAAAAGGTGGAACAGTTTATTCACAAATACATGCCGTAATGCATGTTTTCTTTCCTAATAAGCTACGCCAGTCTCTCTGAATATTATCAGCAGTGAGACAGACACCTTAGGCCCTCTTTATTAGTACAGTGATGATAAGAACACCAGAGGTATTCAGTTATGccttttggtttaaacgctgaCCACTCTTTGGATGCTTTGCAGTGATAAAAAGTCCAAAGGAAATCAAGACATCTCGTTTggccagaagaagaaggatgtcTATGGCAGGAAACCGGTGAGACACACGGCACATCCCTTGTTCTTAAAGAGATCGATTGTTAGGTGAAAAGTTTTACCTGGCAGAAGATTACGATTTAAACAGAAAGAATGATCCCAATGTGTGAATCTGTGTCACGCGGATTCTAGATCTTTAATTGTGAACCCCTAACTTTTCCTTTGACATAGCAGCTGGTGACATTGATCTCTGAGGCCTCTGAAAAATCAGATTTTTGCCATTCAGCTAATTAGCAGCTGCACCCGTCGGTCGTCATGTCGGATCTGATCATAATTTGAAGTGGTGTGAAATATCGGCCAGTAAGGTCAGTCATAGTTGTGCGTAGCACCTGTTCTTTAATTGGAGCttataatatttttcttttttaactttaaatgtctttcagtttaaccttttttttttcaaatatattttttcatttatatttaaataaaaacacaatctgtAAGCCATTATGCTGCAAAATAGTTATTTatgagggagtgaggggagctGCGTTTTTAAAGTGACGCCTAAATGAGAAAGAGAATGCTGATAATAGCTTTCCTCACCTTTCTTTGTGGGTGTTGAGGGCTGTCGGTATCCACACATGTACCCCTGTGCACGCCGCATGCCTCGCAGAAACGGCAGCTCCCATTTCCTGAGCTTCAAGGCCCTAATTAACCACACACGGGGAGTGGGGGTGGGCAGTGAGAGATTTCAAAGGGCCGAGCTTTTAGATTCTCAAAGCTGAGCTCATTAGAAACTGTAATGACACAACTGGAGAATGCCAAGTGTGCGCCTTATCTTCCCCTCACTACTGATCGCCGAAAAACGGTCATCATTGCTTTGCCAATTCATGGTCGTTTCCAGGCCTTTGTCACCAGCCACTAAAGCTCCTGATTGttacgctgtgtgtgtgtgtgtgtgtgtgcctgtaggAGAAAGTGGGGGAGCGAGCACGTGCTGTAGTGTGTGACACCAACATCCAAATGGCCCTCAGTCCTCTCGTTTCCTCAGAAGCGCTGAGTATCACTCAGAGAGATGcccgttttcttcttctgcgtgCCTTGTGCGTTAGGAACGCGTCGCCGCGCTCCGTTCTCGTACGCTGGGCATCTCACATCGGTGGCCAAGTATTTCATTTTGGTGAAGCGATACGATACCTGGTAAGCAGTCTCCCTGCTTTGTCTCTACTTGGCAGCCGGGGCTTGGATTGGTGCACGGGAGTGGAAGCTGATAAGTGTGGTATTTTAAACAGGCTCTGCTGCTCTATCCGTTCGGGGGAGGACGCCCAGCACCCAAGCGATAAAACGGTCCCTCATTAAAAACGATTACAGCTCCTCTCGTAGCCGCGATATACGATCCGCACATACCGTCCTGCGCCGCTCCGTCCAAACGGGTTAAAGAGGGAGGCTGGGCTTGGGCTGCATCCGTATTTTGCGTATCTATTAGCCTGACCTTTTAATTGCAGAAATATGCAGCCTGGCATTTCCACCACCTTCATGACAAAGATCCCTTTTTCTTTAGAGGAAATGTTCATTAATTCAGCTTTTATACGCTGGAAGCTGAAGTAAAAGAACAAGATGTTGCTTGCTTGCTGTAGTGTCACAGTCCCATTGAAGCAGTTAACTGCTCCCGATGCTCGTTAAAACACTCGCTCAGTGTCGGACCATGACATCTGCCATCAATCGCGCTCAATCCCTCAACAGCCGTCTCGTCTCCTAAACCCTCAATTAGCCTTTAATAGCGACGGGGAACAAAAGATAAACACCTGACAGTCGATGTCGCATTAGGCCACCGCGTCTAATTAGTCAGTTTTGTCAGATGCACCGTGAGAGGACTCGGCCATCAGATGAATATACACGTGACATATGAAGATGGAGCATGTTCCGTGTGTAGTCTAATGGGGTCGAGTTgagcattttccttttttctttctttcaggagGCGAAGCAGGAGAGCGCTCTCGCTTACAGCAACCTGTCCTTCGACGAAGTGGTGCAGGAACTCATCAAGCAGAAGGACGTGGTGAGGAAGAAGGACGCCCACATCcgggagctggaggactacATCGACGACCTGCTGGTGCGCGTCATGGAGGAGACGCCGAGCATTCTCCGGACACCCTATGAGCCAAAAAGGAAGGCGGGTAAACTCGGCAaaaagtaggaggaccagacGCGGGAAGATGAGGTTTCGCTGTAGCTGTTCCAACACGTTGTGGTCAGTCAGTGGGGAGGAGTGGGATCGATCAAAGGCAATTTAACGGTTCGTGTCTTTGCTGTAGAACATTTCTATCCAACGGATGTCATTTTtatacaccttttttttctggcgGTGGGTATGGGCAGGTATtgctccctttttctttctttcttgttgcCATTGTCTGGTGCTTAAACAAGAGCAAAGTTCATAGATCGATTCACGTCAAATCCCaaatgatgacaaatactaTGTTTAATTGAATGGTTTGCATTTGTGAAGAAGTATGttgcacacacactcttgacAACAATATGCAGCAGTTTACCAGGTGGTGAAGTCATCGTGAAACCCAGATGATGAGACAGCTTGAGTCGCCGTGTTGGTCCAGCACAATCTTCAAACTTGCCACCTACGTTAGGAAACCTCCTCTGTGCTACGGATGTGGACCACCTCTGCCGAGCGGCTCGTGGGTACTGTGAGAAAGGCCGTGACAGAGC
This portion of the Gasterosteus aculeatus chromosome 6, fGasAcu3.hap1.1, whole genome shotgun sequence genome encodes:
- the rab11fip2 gene encoding rab11 family-interacting protein 2; protein product: MMSLAEQSQKWFPTHVQATVLQATGLQPKGKNGTNDAYTIIQLGKEKYSTSVAEKTLNPVWREEASFELPGLLLEGNPEVYELCLIVMHRSLVGMDKFLGQRSINLNGIFDNKQRKKTDWYTLQSKPAKKRKERGRIQVSIQFMRNNMTASMFDLSMKEKPRSPFSKLKDKMKGRKHDGGFGDASSAILPRSAACDPEPHQRPAGPAPEPRTEAKAKRSLLAGSHKLSAAHSMSDLTGTSSRPKLDSMNLIEESGGPHRRSQSEMPGYQEGEAHSDPFTDISDTLPQKYATLPRNRNPFEGEPGQLWDRAERKEKKEKVSLLERVTGKKEGRKTNNAGRSGSSGDLRCPNPFSGDLQADTNPFASHHGAGDKKSKGNQDISFGQKKKDVYGRKPEAKQESALAYSNLSFDEVVQELIKQKDVVRKKDAHIRELEDYIDDLLVRVMEETPSILRTPYEPKRKAGKLGKK